From Vigna unguiculata cultivar IT97K-499-35 chromosome 5, ASM411807v1, whole genome shotgun sequence, the proteins below share one genomic window:
- the LOC114185724 gene encoding uncharacterized protein LOC114185724, translating into MKFLFQCPCCSCFCFMKPKQGKPKPKEEPKKEAKETKKEEPKVEEKKD; encoded by the coding sequence ATGAAGTTCTTGTTTCAGTGTCCCTGCTGCTCCTGCTTCTGCTTTATGAAGCCAAAACAGGGGAAGCCCAAGCCCAAGGAAGAACCCAAGAAGGAGGCCAAAGAAACAAAGAAGGAAGAACCAAAggttgaagaaaagaaagactGA